In Molothrus ater isolate BHLD 08-10-18 breed brown headed cowbird chromosome 19, BPBGC_Mater_1.1, whole genome shotgun sequence, a single genomic region encodes these proteins:
- the NHERF1 gene encoding Na(+)/H(+) exchange regulatory cofactor NHE-RF1, whose amino-acid sequence MSSGAGPAARLCRLERGPDGYGFHLHGEKGKPGQFIRLVEAGSPAERSGLRAGDRLLEVDGENVERESHQQVVERIRAAAGTVSLLVVDSTAEDQLPKQGGAGAEPPVVGGQAAPAPAEPAAREPGGGDQREELRPRLCHMKKGPDGYGFNLHSDKSRPGQYVRAVDPGSPAEAAGLAPQDRIIEVNGVCMEGKQHSDVVAAIKASGDETRLLVVDVLTDEFFKKCKVVPSEQHLTGPLPEPVANGDIGKENGAEPRSQSVSESPPSPAAPAVSPCSRESHSQEGDKRHSASGSLLDLDIPLAVAKERAHQKRTSKRAPQMDWSKKNELFSNL is encoded by the exons ATGAGCAGCGGcgcgggccccgccgcccggcTGTGCCGCCTGGAGCGCGGCCCGGATGGGTACGGCTTCCACCTGCACGGCGAGAAGGGCAAGCCGGGCCAGTTCATCCGTCTGGTGGAGGCGGGCTCGCCGGCCGAGCGGTCGGGGCTGCGCGCTGGGGACCGGCTGCTGGAGGTGGACGGCGAGAACGTGGAGCGGGAGAGCCATCAGCAGGTGGTGGAGCGGATCCGCGCCGCCGCCGGCACCGTCAGCCTCCTCGTCGTAGACTCGACAGCCGAGGATCAGCTGCCGAAGCAGGGCGGGGCGGGTGCCGAGCCGCCGGTGGTCGGCGGGCAGGCGGCTCCGGCGCCAGCGGAGCCCGCGGCGCGGGAGCCCGGTGGTGGCGACCAGCGG GAGGAGCTAAGACCTCGGCTGTGCCACATGAAGAAGGGCCCTGATGGCTACGGCTTCAACCTGCACAGTGACAAGAGTCGCCCAGGGCAGTACGTGCGCGCCGTCGACCCCGGCTCGCCGgctgaggcagcagggctggcccccCAGGACCGCATCATAGAg GTGAATGGTGTGTGCATGGAGGGCAAGCAGCACAGTGACGTGGTGGCAGCCATCAAGGCGAGTGGTGACGAGAccaggctgctggtggtggACGTCCTCACAGATGAGTTCTTCAAGAAGTGCAAGGTGGTGccctcagagcagcacctgACAG GTCCCTTGCCAGAACCAGTAGCCAATGGTGATATAGGGAAG gaAAACGGGGCAGAGCCGCGGTCGCAGTCAGTGTCCgagagcccccccagccccgcggcgCCGGCCGtgtccccctgctccagggagagccacagccag GAGGGTGACAAACGCCACTCCGCATCTGGCTCCCTCCTGGACCTTGACATCCCGCTGGCTGTGGCCAAGGAGCGGGCGCACCAGAAGCGCACCAGCAAGAGGGCACCCCAGATGGACTGGAGCAAGAAAAATGAACTATTCAGCAACCTGTGA
- the RAB37 gene encoding ras-related protein Rab-37 isoform X3, with translation MLLGDSGVGKTCFLLQFKDGAFLSGTFIATVGIDFRNKVVAVDGVKVKLQIWDTAGQERFRSVTHAYYRDAQALLLLYDITSKMSFDNIRAWLTEIHEYAQKNVVIMLLGNKADVSSERAVRTEDGASLAREYGVPFMETSAKTGMNVELAFLAIAKELKQRAVQPLDEPHFQIHDYIESQKKKSSCCAFS, from the exons CTGCTTCCTGCTCCAGTTCAAAGACGGGGCCTTTCTCTCCGGGACGTTCATTGCCACCGTGGGCATAGATTTCCGG AACAAAGTGGTGGCCGTGGATGGTGTGAAGGTGAAGTTGCAG atctgggacacagcaggacaggagcgTTTCCGCAGCGTCACCCACGCCTACTACCGGGATGCCCAAG ccctgctcctgctctatGATATCACCAGCAAGATGTCCTTCGACAACATCCGT GCCTGGCTGACGGAGATCCATGAGTACGCCCAGAAGAACGTGGTCATTATGTTGCTGGGCAATAAG GCTGATGTGAGCAGCGAGAGAGCTGTGAGGACAGAGGATGGAGCATCACTGGCCAGG GAGTACGGAGTGCCTTTCATGGAGACAAGTGCCAAGACAGGCATGAATGTGGAGCTGGCCTTCCTGGCCATTGCCAA GGAGCTGAAGCAGCGTGCGGTGCAGCCGCTGGATGAGCCCCACTTCCAGATCCACGATTACATCGAGtcacagaagaagaaatccaGCTGCTGTGCCTTCTCCTGA